The Primulina huaijiensis isolate GDHJ02 chromosome 17, ASM1229523v2, whole genome shotgun sequence genome window below encodes:
- the LOC140963196 gene encoding auxin-responsive protein SAUR76-like encodes MAKGGKLTKIKSVLKKMQSFKLGRSNSSSIAAANSSDDDDVPKDLHAVYVGKSRRRYLITSDVMENPLFRELVERRGSDGDLASFTVGCEVVLFEHLLWMLENADPQAESLGELVEFYAC; translated from the coding sequence ATGGCCAAAGGAGGAAAGCTCACCAAGATCAAGTCCGTCCTCAAGAAGATGCAGTCCTTCAAACTCGGCCGTTCCAACTCCAGCTCCATCGCCGCCGCCAATTCTTCCGACGACGACGACGTCCCAAAGGACCTCCACGCGGTCTACGTCGGGAAGTCGCGGAGGCGCTACCTGATAACCTCAGACGTCATGGAGAACCCTCTCTTCCGCGAGCTCGTCGAGCGGCGTGGCTCCGATGGCGATCTCGCGTCGTTCACCGTGGGATGTGAGGTGGTGCTATTCGAGCACCTTCTCTGGATGCTGGAGAACGCCGACCCTCAGGCGGAGTCGCTAGGCGAGCTAGTGGAGTTCTACGCCTGCTGA